A single region of the Nicotiana sylvestris chromosome 6, ASM39365v2, whole genome shotgun sequence genome encodes:
- the LOC138871315 gene encoding uncharacterized protein produces the protein MDHGKRNNASKVYVVFRGKRPGLYNSWHRCAPMVIGVKGSIFKALKTYNEVIATFNEFRNGSQADNISASKVYGVFRGKKPGLYNSWCECAPMVIGFKGSIFKSYKSYDEAVAAFNEFQKKMSTVKNNLQVRVLMKVMLEQVLCHLCC, from the coding sequence ATGGACCACGGGAAGAGGAATAATGCTTCGAAAGTTTATGTAGTGTTTCGTGGTAAGAGGCCTGGATTGTACAACTCTTGGCATCGATGTGCTCCTATGGTTATTGGTGTCAAGGGTAGCATCTTCAAGGCCCTCAAAACGTATAATGAAGTCATAGCAACTTTTAATGAGTTTAGAAATGGATCTCAAGCTGATAATATATCGGCATCGAAGGTGTATGGCGTATTTCGTGGTAAAAAGCCAGGATTATACAACTCTTGGTGTGAGTGTGCTCCTATGGTTATAGGTTTCAAAGGAAGCATATTCAAGTCTTATAAATCTTAtgatgaagcagtagcagcattcaatgaattccaaaaaaaaatgtcTACAGTGAAGAACAATCTTCAAGTTCGTGTGTTGATGAAAGTGATGTTAGAGCAAGTGCTATGTCATCTGTGTTGTTAG